The genomic region TTTGTTTGGAACCGTACGAGCCACTGCGTGTGCAGCTGACGCAGAAGCTGGCGAAACACGGGCTGGCGGCGAAAAGCACCGTCATCCCAGCAACATTGGATCAGCGTTCAGCCATTCTGCAAGCAGGCATCGAACCGAACTCGCTCGACACTATCGTGCTGTTCCAGGTACTTTGCTCGATTCCGAACCCGAAAGATCATCTCGAGTTCCTGCAGCAACTGCTGAAGCCTGGTGGTCAAATCCTGTTGTTCGAACACGtcggcagcaagcaccGCCTGGCTAGGACGATTCAGAACATCTGGACGCCCGTGTGGAGATTCAACTTTGGCGGCTGCGAGATGAACCGCGATTCCGGTGACTGGTTGAAGGCTGTGGGAGGTTGGAAGGTAGTCGACCTGAAACGACCAGTTCAAGAGACCAGTGCCGACTTGATCCCTCATGACATCGGTCGTCTGGTCAAGGCTTGATCTCGCTCATCCTGATTAGCCCATCAAACCGCCGCAGCTCTGACATCGCAATCGCTAGCCACGCGAGGAGGTTTTATTCTAGGAATGCAATACAGACTTGATACCATCAACCGAAATATACCAAAGCCAAAATAATGATACAGATCTGTCACCGTGAGCCACACTATAAGAGCATCACAAAAAAAAGACGAACCTTACTGTTTACTGCCGATTGTTGAGCATCTGAGATAGGTTTTCCCAGGCGAACCACATACCAGCCAAATTGTTACCCTGGACAGTCGGGTCGAGGCCGCCCTTGccctcggcctcggcctcggccgcagcagccgctgctgcagcaaccGCGTTGAGCGCGCTCTCGCTAGGCATCTGGTCGGCACCCAAGCCAGTTCCCGCACCGGCCTTATCAGTACCCTCGCCATCCACTCTGCTCTGAGcgttctgctgctgctgctgttgctgttcgTACGTACGTGCCAACGAGTTCTGCACGTAGGTGCGGTAGGATGCAGACGAAGCCTGATCTCGTGGGTTCTGGTGGTTATAGTGCTGCGAGAACGACATGGGTCGATCTGGCATATCGGATCCCAGCTCGCGGCCTCCCAATAGCTCATACAGGTTGTAAGCATCGGCCGAAGCTTCTCCTGAAACAGATTCGCCCCCGTCcgtcgcagctgcagcttcggATGCGACAACGGCCTCGTGCGACTGTCTTTGTGCGTCACTGTTGGCAGTAGTGTCTGTTTCGCCTTGATGGTGTGCAGACGACCAACCGCTGCCGTTCTGCTGCTCGGtgctcgacagcaagcCCTGGCCAAAGCCCACAGGGTAAGCGACGGGCACGCCAACCAGCGGacggtcgagcagcgattCGCTCCAGAACGAACTGCCCGTCTGAGGGCCAAGTTGAGTGGGGTCTGTAGGCAGTCCAACGAACGGAAGCAAAAAGGCAGGGATGCGGTCTGGTCCTCCATCGACGTCGGTAcgctcgttggcgtcgTTGCCAGCCTTGCTCGCCACTTGTCCGCTATCCTGTGAGGGTACGAGAGCGCCAAGAATCCCGCTTTGGCTCGCGTCCGCTGCCTCACTCTGGTGTTGGTCAGCGCCAGCGTTATCGCTTGCGCCATTGCTTTCTAGGTTCGAGTGCTCAGCAGCCGTCGTACCTGAGGCGGCCGCAGCTGTGGAAAACGAAGAGGCACGCGACTTGCTCGCAGCTAGGTTGGCAAAATCGCCGCCAATACCGTGCAGCATCTGCTTTAGCGTCGAGCCGTAGCGACCCGCCTGTTCGGCCACATTGGTGAGTCTCGCCATGCCAGAGAGCGTGTCCAACAAGTCGAGTGACTTCTGTATGTGAGGTCGGTGCACTTGCGAGGTGGGGTCGAGCTTGCAATGGATGGCTAAGATGAGACCAGCATTGAAGGCAAAGTAGGCGCACTGGTTATACATGCTGTTGGCGGGGAGCACGGAGAGCACGTCCTCGACTGTATTGATGAGTGCTTCGGCTGAGCGCAGACACACCTCAAGCGACTTTTGCACCGACTCGGGCGGTTTCCAGgcgccttgctcgtcaaTGTAGGGCCTGTGTAGCGTGATCATGCACTGGTGGTACATGAACTCGAGGCTGTAGCCTTGCTGGTATTCTTGGAGCTCCTCAGTGATCTTTGGATCGTAGACACGGTTCGCAAACGTCTGAGAGACTACTTCGGTCACCAGCTCGGGATCCGGTCGCACGGAACCAGTGGAACGTCGCTCAAAGTGGCGCTTGAGCTTTTCAGGCAGGTTTTCGCGCCACTTGGCGTACTCGTCGTTGAGGTTGGGGTCAGGAGGCGACGAGATGCCAAAGCGGAAGAGTTGTTGGCTCTGACGCAAAAAGATGTGGTAGATTCGGAATCGAGCCCAGTGGTAGTCAAAGTTGTTTTGGCTTGGCGTGCGGGGTACCAGAGCAGTGGCACCGGGCGGAAGGATGATGCGACTGGGATCCGGATCGGCGAGGCCGGCACGTTCGTACATGGCGTACAGGGCACCATAGTCATCGGGGTATTGGGTATCAAAGCCTTCATGCGTAAGGCACGGTGGTTGGCCGATGCGATGGGCGTGGGCGACTTCAAAAAAGACAATGTTCCACCACAAGTTCCTGCGAGCCTGCGCCTCTTCGATGCGCATACCAGACCAGTGCTCGGGGTCACGATGGAGACCGGCGGCATGCGCCAGACGCGTGGTAAGCGCAAAGCACGTGCCTGCAAACTGAAGGTTAAGCTCGTTGAGATGCCAAATGCCCCGTAGCAACGAAGCCTTGGTGAGATCGATGGGGGCCTGGAATgcgctcgaccaagcagATGGGCAGGCGATCTGAAGGGCATCGATGCAGTGACCCGCGACGCTGAGTAGCGTGCGCTCGTCAGAGCACTCGATGCCCGGGATAGGCGCAAAGTTCTTGAGGTTATGTCGTTCAAACTCGGGCGAGTTGCGCTTCACTTGTAGGGTAAgagcgaggatgacgagcagcagcggaaCGAGCGGAGGATCGGCAGGCATGGTGGTGGGCTTGGAGTGCCACCATCTTAGGAAGCTCTGAATGCGTGCAATGTTGATGTCGATCACAACTACGTTGACGAAGGGCTCCACTTGGGTCTTGTAGGTGTAGAGCAACGCCGAGATCTCATCGGCTGTGGGCAGGGTGATGGCGCTTTCGAAGAGCACATCTgcgatggcagcggcgCGGGCGGCATTGACGCGGGTGTTGAAATCGCGCGAACGGTCGCGACCGACTTgttcgagcttctcgaccatctcgcGGCGTGTTCGAAGCATGACTGCATGGCGACGATCGTTGACGCGTGGGAAATCGGCGCGCTTAAAGACGCGGCTGTTGCCAGTGTCGAGCGTAGCGTCGTCGGGCTCCTTACGCTTGCGCACCAAGGGCGAGCCTATTGAGGTGTCAGCGgcgccatcctcgtcatccgaGTTAGGGCGTTTACGGTCATCGACATAGTGGCAGGGGTCGTCGGAGGGGTTCTCGCGACAGTTGCCGCAAACGGGCTTGACACGATCGCACTTTTGCTTCTTTTCTCGACATTGGAGGCAGCTGGTGATCTTTCGGAAACGCGTGATTTTGGTAGCAGATTTGGAACGTGGTTTGGGTTTGGCGCGTTCCTTTTTGGGTTTGGGTGTTGATGTGAGATCGGCCGAGGTGTTGACCGACTCACGCTTGATAGGGGAGCCAGAGTCGGAGACCATCGAAGCGTCTGGATCGTCCGGTTGTTTCATTGACTCGTCAGCAGCTTGGATGGATTGGGCCTGGTTGCTGCTTTTCGCTGCATCTGCGACAGCGGTGGAAAGGTCAATGTCGGATTGCTGCGCAGGATTCATGTCCATTGGAGGGGTGGAAGCTGGCTGGTCAcgctgttgagcagcgcgcTGCTCCTCTTGAAGTCGTTCCTGTTCTGCATGCTGTTTGGAGGCGTTTACGGCAGCGGCAATGACAGCATCCACGTCGCCGAGGGAGCCGGAAGGATGCTCGGCGGAGGTAGAGGCATCGGATGCGACTAAAAGTGGAGACTGTGTGGACTGGGTGGTGCCAGAGGTAGGAgcagccgaggaggagTCGGATACGAGCGCCTCTactcgacgacgagcttcgagTTCGGCTTGCTGTAGCAgtagcagctgctgctgctgttcaagctccttttgctgctgctgttcaagttcctcgtcgagctgcgccGCCGTCGCCAGCTCCTGGAGCGGCTGGTCTGGGTTCTGGTGGTCCGACATGGTGGCTTTGTGCGTCCAGGAGTAGATGGAAGTGACGGTCAGAAGCGTTGACGACAATCAAGGCGAGACGGCTGCAGTCGGCGTTGCAATCAAAGACGCGTCCGGCTGTCCACGGATGCGCGGCCCAAGTGGATACAAAGACAGCCAGATCGAGAAGGATGGATGCACAACAAACGTGTCGTTGACTCGCTGCCTTAGTCCCTCGACGAGCGGGTGAAGGGGACGGATGGATTTGTGGACGGGTATCCGCGAGGTCGAGACCTTACTCCGTGTCGAGTGGTGGAAGGAGTGTGTAGAAGTGTTGCTCAGAGTGCAGGTCAGGACAGGGTGCAGCTCGTATCGAGTGGAGAAGATGCAAAACATCAAGGAAGGATGAGTCGCGCGAAAGAAAGCCAAACAGGGTATTTTTGTGGATGGATCGATCACCGGCCGAGTGAGACgagcgtggtggtgctTCTCTCACCGCgttcagtcgtgagtcagagcctcgtgccttgatcttgccaagcacgaaggaGATTTTTTCACATCAGAGATGAATGTGAGACCGACTTGACTCGACATGAGCGATTTTTTTTGCGCGTAGCAACGTGCGTGTTGCTggctactcgtgactcgtgagTGGCTaaatctcgaatcacgaataagtTAATCAgaataatcgtgattcgcgaatcgcgaatgttAAGCGCGGCAGaaagactcacgactgtctACAACAGCCAACCAACACaaaaacacacacacacacacacaaacaCAAACTCACGTATGCTGTGACCGACACCGAAGCGGCGCACGAGCGGCTTCTTGTCTTTtgagcgagccgagcgcTGAActttcatgattcgtgcttcgtgattcacgattcacgattctgctTTATGCTTTTCGaccgtcgtcatcgtcgtctccTTGCCAACCACACCCCTTTAAAGTCAGTAGATTGGAACCTTTCGTCCTTGCCGCTTCTCCATCACCTTCTTTTCCGTCATTCATAATGGGCTCAGAAGCGTTAGCCTCCGACCACACATCCGCAGCAGCCTTGGCGCTGACATACTACTttcaagctgctgcaaacCTGGCCGCTGAAAACTTCAAAAAGATCCCTGGAAGTGCCATCATCGCACGCTACGTCGCGAGTAGCTACCAAAATGATCCTATTCGATCccttctcgagctctttCTCGTCCTCTTTGCTGTTCGAACCGTTTTGCAGAGCAGAACACGCGGCGGTGCAAGCGGCAAGAACTTTGTCAACCTTTCCGCAAAGGAAAtcgatgatctcgtcgctgaGTTCAAGCCTGAGCCCCTGTGCGCCCCTCTCACGCCCGCCGAATCGCGCGAGCTTGCATCAATTCCTACTATCATCGGAGGCGCTGGCAGCAAGCCCAAGATCAGCCTCGCATCCCACAATGCCGGAAAACCAACCCAGGTGACAAACCTTGCCAGTTACAACTTTACCAATCTTGCTGCTCACGAAGCTGTCAAGGACAAGGCCATCGAGACTCTGCGAAACTACGGCGTGGGAAGTTGCTCACCTCCCGGCTTCTACGGTACCATCGATGTACAcatgcagctcgagtcAGATATCGCTCGCTTCCTGGGAACGCAGAATTGCATCATCTACAGTCAAGGGTTCAGCACCATCTCTTCCGTCATCCCCGCATTCTCCAAACGTGGCGACATCATCGTTGCCGATCGTGGTGTCAACTATGCTATTCAGAAGGGCATCCAGATCTCTCGATCCACGGTCTACTGGTATGACCACAATGATATGGAATCACTACAGGCCGTTCTCGAGCAGGTCAAGCGCGACACGAAACGAAGAAACGGTCCTCTCACTCGTCGCTTCATCGTCACCGAAGGCGTGTTCGAGGCCGATGGCGCTTTGAGCAATTTGCCCAAAATTCAAGAGTTGAAGAAACGATACAAGTTCCGCCTCGTTCTCGATGAGAGCATCAGCTTCGGCACGGTCGGCGCAACCGGCCGCGGCCTCACAGAGCTCTTCAACATTCCCGCTTCCGAAGTCGAGATCCTCGTCGGATCTATGGCTAACACGCTCGGCGCTGCCGGCGGCTTCTGCGCCGGGTCAGACGAGGTCGTTTACCACCAGCGTATCAATGGTACTTCGTTTGTCTTCTCCGCTGCCTTGCCCGCCTTACTCGCTGTGGCTGCCAGCACCGCCATTTCCTACATGGTTGCACAACCTTCGATTCTCACCACGCTCCAAGACAATGTCAAGACGCTTCGTTCAATTTTGGACCGCGTCGAATCGCTTCGCATCTCGAGCGATCCACGCAGCCCTCTCGTTCACATTCAGGTCCGCAGCAAAACCGACCGTCACCCAGATACACCCGCCGACAAGTTcgacaagggcaagaaCAGCCT from Mycosarcoma maydis chromosome 9, whole genome shotgun sequence harbors:
- a CDS encoding serine C-palmitoyltransferase LCB1 (related to LCB1 - serine C-palmitoyltransferase subunit), encoding MGSEALASDHTSAAALALTYYFQAAANLAAENFKKIPGSAIIARYVASSYQNDPIRSLLELFLVLFAVRTVLQSRTRGGASGKNFVNLSAKEIDDLVAEFKPEPLCAPLTPAESRELASIPTIIGGAGSKPKISLASHNAGKPTQVTNLASYNFTNLAAHEAVKDKAIETLRNYGVGSCSPPGFYGTIDVHMQLESDIARFLGTQNCIIYSQGFSTISSVIPAFSKRGDIIVADRGVNYAIQKGIQISRSTVYWYDHNDMESLQAVLEQVKRDTKRRNGPLTRRFIVTEGVFEADGALSNLPKIQELKKRYKFRLVLDESISFGTVGATGRGLTELFNIPASEVEILVGSMANTLGAAGGFCAGSDEVVYHQRINGTSFVFSAALPALLAVAASTAISYMVAQPSILTTLQDNVKTLRSILDRVESLRISSDPRSPLVHIQVRSKTDRHPDTPADKFDKGKNSLSVGDVSLTLTSSNDEKRIAAAGPQEHDLSVDQQTRLLQAIVEDALEHGVFITRMKRLPSINPKVLEVAPESRPNIRIAVSTAFTKKEMEKAANVIKASAVKVLGKRR